TTCCGCAGGTTCAACCAGGCCGACACAAGGCGCCTTGCAGCGCTTGATCTGGTATTGCAGGCATGGCCGCGTACGGTTCTTGTAGAAGCTGTCTTCGCACTGGCGCACAAAAAATGTCTTTTGCAGCAGGCTCAGGCTTTCGCGAATCGCGCCGGCGCTCGGGTACGGGCCGAAATACTTGCCCTTGGCCTTCTTCGCCCCACGGTGAATGCTCAGGCGTGGGAAGTCGCCGTCGGACAAATACACGTAGGGGTAGGATTTATCGTCACGCAGCAGGATGTTGTAGGGCGGTCGCCATTCCTTGATCAGCGTCTGCTCTAAAAGCAGCGCCTCGGTTTCATTGGCGGTGATGGTGGTTTCAACCTGGGCGATACGCGCGACCAGGGCGGCGGTTTTCGGCGCCAGCCCGGTCTTGCGAAAGTAACTCGCCAGGCGGTTCTTCAGGTTTTTGGCTTTGCCTACGTAAAGCAGGCGCGCCTCGCTGTCGAACATGCGGTACACGCCAGGGCGGCCACTGCAGGTTGAGAGAAAGGCACTCGGATCAAACGGTGTGGTCATGTCAGGCGCTGGCGTCCACCATGCCGTGGCGCACCGCGAGCAGGGTCAATTCAACATCACTGCTGATGGCGAGCTTTTCGAAAATACGATAGCGGTAGGTGTTGACGGTTTTAGGCGACAGGCACAGCTTGTCGGAGATCGTCTGCACCTTCTGGCAGCCGACGATCATCAAGGCGATCTGGATTTCCCGCTCCGACAACGCATCAAACGGCGAGTCGCTGGTAGGTTGGAACGATTTGATCGCCAACTGCTGGGCAATCTGCGGGCTGATATAGCGCTGGCCGGCAAATACCAGGCGAATGGCTTGCACCATCTCGGCCAGGCCTGCGCCCTTGGTCAGGTAACCCGCCGCTCCGGCTTGCAGAAGGCGAGTCGGAAATGGGTCTTCCTCGCACACGGTGACCACCACGACCTTGATGTCCGGATGGCTGCGCAGCAATTTGGTGGTGGCACCAAGACCGCCAATCCCAGGCATCTTAACGTCCATC
The window above is part of the Pseudomonas sp. KBS0710 genome. Proteins encoded here:
- the uvrY gene encoding UvrY/SirA/GacA family response regulator transcription factor; this translates as MIRVLVVDDHDLVRTGITRMLADIDGLQVVGQAESGEESLIKARELKPDVVLMDVKMPGIGGLGATTKLLRSHPDIKVVVVTVCEEDPFPTRLLQAGAAGYLTKGAGLAEMVQAIRLVFAGQRYISPQIAQQLAIKSFQPTSDSPFDALSEREIQIALMIVGCQKVQTISDKLCLSPKTVNTYRYRIFEKLAISSDVELTLLAVRHGMVDASA